In the Pithys albifrons albifrons isolate INPA30051 chromosome 3, PitAlb_v1, whole genome shotgun sequence genome, one interval contains:
- the RUVBL1 gene encoding ruvB-like 1, translating to MKIEEVKSTSKTQRIAAHSHVKGLGLDESGAAKPAGAGLVGQENAREACGVIVELIKSKKMAGRAVLLAGPPGTGKTALALAIAQELGSKVPFCPMVGSEVYSTEIKKTEVLMENFRRAIGLRIKETKEVYEGEVTELTPCETENPMGGYGKTISHVIIGLKTAKGTKQLKLDPSIFESLQKERVETGDVIYIEANSGAVKRQGRCDIYATEFDLEAEEYVPLPKGDVHKKKEIIQDVTLHDLDVANARPQGGQDILSMMGQLMKPKKTEITDKLRGEINKVVNKYIDQGIAELVPGVLFVDEVHMLDIECFTYLHRALESSISPIVIFASNRGNCIIRGTEDIVSPHGIPLDLLDRVMIIRTMLYTPQEMKQITKLRAQTEGINISEEALNHLGEIGTKTTLRYAVQLLTPANLLAKINGKDSIEKEHIEEINELFYDAKSSAKILADQQEKYMK from the exons ATGAAGATCGAGGAGGTGAAGAGCACCTCCAAAACGCAGCGCATCGCCGCCCACAGCCATGTcaaggggctggggctggacgAGAGCGGCGCCGCCAAACCGGCGGGGGCCGGGCTGGTGGGGCAGGAGAACGCGCGGGAG GCATGTGGGGTTATAGTGGAGTTAatcaaaagcaagaaaatggctggcagagctgtgctgttggCAGGACCTCCTGGAACTGGCAAg acTGCTTTGGCTTTAGCTATTGCTCAGGAACTGGGAAGCAAAGTTCCCTTTTGTCCTATGGTTGGAAGTGAGGTCTATTCCACTGAGatcaagaaaacagaagttctAATGGAAAACTTCAGGCGTGCAATTG GGCTGAGGATTAAAGAGACCAAGGAGGTTTATGAAGGAGAAGTCACAGAACTAACTCCGTGTGAGACTGAAAATCCTATGGGAGGGTATGGCAAAACCATCAGCCACGTAATTATAGGACTCAAAACTGCAAAGGGAACCAAACAGTTGAAG CTGGACCCGAGCATATTTGAAAGCCTGCAGAAGGAGCGAGTGGAAACTGGTGACGTTATTTATATTGAAGCAAACAGTGGAGCCGTCAAG AGGCAAGGCAGGTGTGATATCTATGCTACGGAATTTGACCTTGAAGCTGAAGAGTATGTTCCCTTGCCTAAAGGTGATGTgcacaagaaaaaggaaattattcagGATGTCACCCTGCATGACTTGGATGTGGCCAATGCTCGACCTCAG GGAGGACAAGACATCCTTTCTATGATGGGACAGTTGATGAAGCcgaagaaaactgaaattactG ACAAACTTCGAGGAGAGATAAATAAGGTGGTGAACAAATACATCGATCAAGGCATTGCAGAGCTAGTCCCAGGTGTGCTCTTTGTGGATGAGGTTCACATGCTGGATATTGAATGTTTCACATACCTGCACCGAGCGTTGGAATCCTCTATTTCCCCCATTGTCATCTTTGCTTCCAACAGAGGAAACTGCATTATCAG AGGCACAGAGGATATCGTGTCTCCTCATGGAATACCATTGGACCTGCTGGATAGAGTAATGATTATCCGAACCATGCTGTATACACCCCAAGAAATGAAGCAG ATCACAAAACTTCGTGCTCAGACAGAAGGAATTAATATCAGTGAGGAAGCTCTAAACCACTTAGGGGAAATTGGTACCAAGACAACCTTAAG GTACGCTGTGCAGTTGCTGACCCCAGCTAACCTCCTTGCCAAGATTAATGGGAAAGACAGCATTGAGAAAGAACATattgaagaaataaatgaacTTTTCTACGATGCTAAATCCTCAGCAAAAATCTTGGCTGATCAACAGGAGAAGTACATGAAATGA